In a single window of the Candidatus Hydrothermales bacterium genome:
- a CDS encoding gluconokinase: MNKIIEFLENPKNYEEKTDYVKKIETHISIVFLTSEFAYKMKKSVNFGFLDYTDLSKRKYFCEKEVELNRRMAEGIYLGTVYIGEENDKLFFNRGKPVEYLVKMKKIPEETLLSYRVENNLVKKEDMYKVGEFLGEFHLSAQSDEKISEFGKPENFKVNTDENFEQTKDFEEYLIKKSDFQFIREKTERFYQKYYDLMLKRVKGGKIKDCHGDIRLEHVTFFENKIRIIDCIEFNERFRFGDILLDAVFLKMELDSMDRSDLGEEFIRGWLNKTGENFDEIKPLYYFYLSYRAYVRAKVTGFLLKDPAVKNKDKIIEKSRKLFLLSKNYIETCF; the protein is encoded by the coding sequence ATGAATAAAATTATAGAATTTCTCGAAAATCCAAAAAATTACGAAGAAAAAACAGACTATGTGAAAAAAATAGAAACTCATATATCAATAGTCTTTTTAACATCTGAATTTGCCTATAAAATGAAAAAATCAGTAAATTTTGGCTTCCTTGATTACACAGATCTTTCAAAAAGAAAATACTTTTGCGAAAAAGAAGTAGAACTCAACAGAAGAATGGCTGAAGGAATATACCTTGGAACAGTTTATATAGGAGAAGAAAATGATAAACTTTTTTTCAATAGGGGAAAACCAGTTGAGTACCTTGTTAAGATGAAAAAAATTCCTGAAGAGACCCTTTTATCCTATAGAGTCGAAAATAATTTAGTTAAAAAGGAAGATATGTATAAAGTTGGAGAATTTCTAGGGGAATTTCACCTTAGTGCTCAAAGCGACGAGAAAATAAGCGAATTTGGAAAACCAGAAAATTTTAAGGTGAACACAGATGAAAACTTTGAACAAACTAAAGATTTTGAAGAATATCTCATTAAAAAAAGTGATTTTCAATTTATTAGAGAAAAAACAGAAAGATTTTATCAAAAATATTATGATTTGATGTTAAAAAGAGTAAAGGGGGGAAAAATTAAGGATTGCCATGGAGATATCAGACTTGAACATGTTACCTTTTTTGAAAACAAAATAAGAATAATAGATTGTATAGAGTTTAATGAAAGATTTAGATTCGGAGACATTTTACTTGATGCAGTATTTTTAAAAATGGAATTAGACAGTATGGACAGAAGTGATCTTGGGGAGGAGTTTATAAGGGGATGGCTTAATAAAACAGGTGAGAACTTTGATGAAATAAAACCGCTCTACTACTTTTATTTATCGTATAGAGCTTATGTAAGAGCAAAGGTTACTGGATTTCTTCTAAAAGATCCTGCTGTTAAAAATAAGGATAAAATAATAGAAAAAAGTAGAAAACTATTTTTACTATCAAAAAATTATATTGAGACTTGTTTTTGA
- a CDS encoding ribonuclease R family protein translates to MKKFLIGKLEVKKQGYGFLIVKDGKDIFIPKNKLGGAKDGDIVKVLVRKPFKSKPKGEVLEIIKRAEKIYSGTLWKKNRNVFIEPDDEKIGGMIIPAESVKEIPSGNKVTFVLTEKGTAKKIKDLGSPEDTETIFNLVKNLYDLPEEYKEKFFNEKELKRIIKDEINKRKDFRNLPTFTIDPYNAKDFDDAISAIKSKEGYELYVHIADVSFFVPFESEIFKEVFERGTSYYLLDRVIHMLPKELSEKFCSLQPGKIRLCKTVHISLDKKGKIKRFDFYDSIIKSKKRFNYEEAQDVLEGKIKISDEEILNSLKVAEEISKILKDKRKKRLSLDFDIPEPEILFGEDGKVELIRFEKAVFTHSLIEECMIIANFAVAKFFHQKKLPFIYRIHEDPDEKKIKDLKKSLSMILREEKYRKILKKEEFDIKSILDIIDAVKGSEKEIIVIKRILKAMKQARYSPSNIGHFGLQLPFYTHFTSPIRRLADLTNHNLLSLAYRNAKDMYPDEERLWEIAERASETERIAQRAEWDLVDMKILEHIKKYIGYKTKGIITEIKNNGFFVYIPEFYFEGFVEKGFLPYKTRFDLEKEAIFLKGGKKISIGDYASVLINRVDIFKKKLHLVFLKLEKP, encoded by the coding sequence ATGAAAAAATTTCTTATTGGTAAACTTGAGGTTAAAAAGCAAGGATATGGATTTCTTATTGTGAAAGATGGAAAAGATATATTTATACCAAAAAATAAGTTAGGTGGAGCTAAAGATGGAGACATTGTGAAAGTTTTAGTCAGAAAACCCTTTAAATCAAAACCTAAAGGCGAAGTTTTAGAAATAATAAAAAGAGCTGAAAAAATATATTCAGGTACACTTTGGAAAAAAAATAGAAATGTTTTTATTGAACCAGACGATGAAAAAATTGGTGGAATGATTATTCCAGCTGAAAGTGTAAAAGAAATTCCCTCAGGAAATAAAGTAACTTTTGTTCTCACAGAGAAGGGAACAGCAAAAAAAATAAAAGACCTTGGATCACCAGAAGATACCGAAACAATTTTCAATTTAGTTAAAAACTTATATGATTTACCCGAAGAGTATAAAGAAAAATTTTTCAATGAAAAAGAGCTAAAAAGAATTATAAAAGATGAAATTAATAAGAGAAAGGATTTCAGAAATTTACCAACTTTTACAATTGACCCTTATAACGCTAAAGACTTTGATGACGCGATAAGTGCCATAAAAAGCAAAGAGGGGTATGAACTTTATGTTCACATAGCAGATGTCTCCTTTTTTGTTCCTTTTGAATCAGAAATTTTTAAAGAGGTCTTTGAAAGAGGCACAAGTTATTATCTTTTAGATAGAGTAATACATATGTTACCAAAGGAATTATCTGAAAAGTTTTGTTCTCTTCAACCCGGAAAAATCAGGCTTTGCAAAACTGTCCATATCTCTCTCGATAAGAAGGGAAAAATAAAAAGATTTGATTTTTATGATTCTATAATAAAATCCAAGAAAAGATTTAACTACGAAGAAGCTCAAGATGTATTAGAAGGTAAGATAAAAATTTCAGATGAGGAAATCTTAAATTCTTTAAAGGTAGCCGAAGAGATTTCGAAAATATTAAAAGATAAAAGAAAAAAAAGGTTGTCTCTTGATTTTGATATACCTGAGCCAGAGATACTCTTTGGTGAAGACGGAAAGGTAGAACTTATTCGTTTTGAAAAGGCAGTATTCACACATTCCCTAATTGAAGAATGCATGATTATTGCAAACTTTGCTGTAGCTAAATTTTTCCATCAGAAAAAATTGCCATTTATTTATAGAATCCACGAAGACCCAGATGAAAAAAAGATAAAAGATTTGAAAAAAAGTTTAAGTATGATACTTAGAGAAGAAAAATATAGAAAAATACTAAAAAAAGAGGAGTTTGATATAAAGAGTATACTTGATATAATAGATGCGGTTAAAGGGAGCGAGAAGGAAATAATAGTAATTAAAAGGATCTTAAAGGCAATGAAACAAGCAAGGTACTCTCCTAGTAATATTGGACATTTTGGTCTTCAACTACCTTTCTATACTCACTTTACATCACCTATAAGGAGGTTAGCTGATCTAACAAATCATAACCTTTTAAGCCTAGCTTATAGGAATGCAAAAGATATGTATCCGGATGAGGAAAGACTCTGGGAAATTGCAGAGAGAGCCTCCGAAACAGAAAGAATCGCTCAAAGGGCAGAATGGGATCTTGTGGATATGAAAATACTTGAACATATAAAAAAATATATTGGATATAAAACAAAGGGAATTATAACAGAAATAAAAAATAATGGCTTTTTTGTTTATATTCCTGAATTTTATTTTGAAGGTTTTGTTGAGAAAGGTTTTCTCCCCTATAAAACACGTTTTGACCTTGAAAAGGAGGCTATCTTCCTTAAAGGAGGCAAGAAAATCTCTATAGGAGACTATGCATCAGTCTTAATTAATAGAGTTGACATTTTCAAAAAGAAATTACACTTAGTTTTTCTTAAGCTTGAAAAACCTTAA
- a CDS encoding DUF4837 family protein gives MKKLITFFALFLSCIYEDSIYFKGEYNTIILSSGNLKRAKNLIKRNLEIVQFTPREEKIFDIIDIDSLEKKDKFLYKNYIILATPCSDNFKLFKEIFRDIKESGLYFKSDPFLRGSFMIAIYGEKEEEVLSIISRQKELIFNTFYHKVMDDLRKIAYFPGERKEFSEKVFKKIGLKVKIPNGYRVFKEGDNYIIFNINYPDRFVMFWKIDSKVNLVPEEIIELRNKIAKEVYAGDSVLVGFVNYKYLNLGGKKALYITGAWGNLNLKVGGGFESLIFEKNGTTYFIDIGIYEPRKNKLKFLKIMESWAFNIGDE, from the coding sequence TTGAAAAAACTTATTACTTTTTTTGCCCTATTTTTAAGTTGTATTTATGAAGATTCGATATACTTTAAGGGTGAATATAACACGATTATACTTTCTTCAGGAAACTTAAAAAGAGCAAAAAATTTAATCAAAAGAAACTTAGAGATTGTACAGTTTACTCCAAGAGAAGAAAAAATTTTTGATATTATTGATATAGACTCACTTGAAAAAAAAGACAAATTTTTATACAAAAATTACATAATACTAGCAACTCCTTGCTCTGATAATTTTAAGTTATTTAAGGAAATTTTTAGAGATATAAAAGAAAGTGGATTGTACTTTAAAAGCGACCCTTTCCTAAGGGGGTCATTTATGATAGCAATATATGGAGAAAAGGAGGAAGAAGTTCTAAGCATTATTTCAAGACAAAAGGAGTTAATTTTTAACACTTTCTATCACAAAGTTATGGACGACCTGAGAAAGATTGCATACTTTCCTGGAGAAAGAAAAGAGTTTTCCGAAAAGGTATTTAAAAAGATTGGGCTTAAGGTAAAAATACCAAACGGTTACAGAGTGTTTAAAGAGGGAGATAATTACATAATTTTTAACATAAACTATCCTGATAGATTTGTTATGTTTTGGAAAATTGACTCAAAAGTGAATTTAGTACCGGAGGAGATAATAGAGCTTAGAAACAAAATAGCAAAAGAGGTATATGCTGGGGATTCAGTTCTAGTAGGCTTTGTGAATTACAAATACCTAAATTTAGGGGGGAAAAAAGCTTTATACATTACAGGTGCCTGGGGAAACCTCAACTTAAAAGTAGGGGGCGGATTTGAATCCCTAATTTTTGAAAAAAATGGGACAACTTACTTTATTGATATTGGAATTTATGAACCAAGAAAAAATAAACTTAAATTTTTAAAAATTATGGAATCTTGGGCTTTTAATATAGGAGATGAATAA
- a CDS encoding helix-hairpin-helix domain-containing protein: protein MLKILRYLRFFFYYYLYPSDSEKKVLYLLIFIIIVGDLGEKFLIERKSEPKLIKIEKIDFNLADFEDLMNLPSIGPRLASRIIEFRNQRGEIKKPEELLEIKGLGEKRLEIIKKYFKFPSD, encoded by the coding sequence ATGTTAAAAATATTACGCTATCTGAGATTTTTCTTTTACTATTATCTTTATCCTTCTGATTCAGAGAAAAAAGTTTTGTATCTTTTGATTTTTATTATAATTGTGGGTGATCTTGGGGAAAAATTTTTAATTGAGAGAAAATCTGAGCCTAAGCTCATAAAAATTGAAAAGATTGATTTTAATTTAGCGGATTTTGAGGATTTAATGAATTTACCTTCTATTGGACCGAGATTAGCTTCCAGGATAATTGAGTTTAGAAATCAAAGGGGTGAAATAAAAAAACCTGAGGAATTACTTGAAATAAAGGGATTAGGAGAAAAGAGACTTGAAATTATAAAAAAATACTTTAAGTTTCCTTCAGATTGA
- a CDS encoding Hsp20/alpha crystallin family protein, producing MKEIIKWDPFKEISSLREEIDRLFDTFFGRRGYLLGETETFVPACDLEETEDSFIISAEIPGMKKEDIKITVDEDGVTISGERKREREEKGKTYHRIERSYGKFQRYIPFPKEVQPEKAKATYKDGILRIEVPKSERVKPKEIKIEIEE from the coding sequence ATGAAAGAAATAATTAAGTGGGATCCCTTCAAAGAAATATCCTCCTTGAGGGAAGAAATTGATAGGCTTTTTGATACGTTTTTTGGAAGAAGAGGATATTTATTGGGAGAGACGGAAACTTTTGTTCCAGCTTGTGATCTTGAGGAAACTGAGGATTCTTTTATAATTTCTGCTGAGATCCCAGGAATGAAAAAGGAGGATATTAAAATAACCGTAGACGAAGACGGTGTAACTATCTCGGGTGAGAGAAAAAGAGAGAGGGAAGAAAAGGGAAAAACTTATCATAGGATCGAAAGAAGCTACGGAAAGTTCCAAAGATATATTCCTTTTCCTAAGGAAGTTCAACCTGAAAAAGCAAAAGCTACTTATAAGGATGGTATCTTAAGAATTGAGGTACCTAAAAGCGAAAGAGTAAAACCGAAAGAGATTAAAATCGAAATTGAAGAATAA
- a CDS encoding gamma-glutamyl-gamma-aminobutyrate hydrolase family protein, which produces MSKRPLIGITPSFSEESHDYILNNKYIEAIREAGGIPLVIPYLDLENIEEEIFSFFDGFLLSGGGDVHPSFYGEELENVEKVVLERDKFEIELVKRCFENKRPLLGICRGLQVMNVAMGGTLIQDIKSDITHRQPPPYDKPVHSITVYKNSQLYQILGIEELTVNSSHHQAIKNLGKELKVSAQADDGVIEAIESEKHPFFIGVQFHPERLFNKNEAFLKLFKSFVNSCKRSI; this is translated from the coding sequence TTGAGTAAAAGACCCTTAATTGGAATAACTCCGAGTTTTTCTGAAGAATCACATGATTATATTTTAAATAATAAATATATTGAAGCAATTAGGGAAGCAGGGGGGATTCCCCTGGTCATTCCGTACTTAGACCTAGAAAACATAGAGGAGGAGATTTTCTCTTTTTTTGATGGATTTTTACTGTCGGGTGGGGGAGATGTTCATCCTAGTTTTTATGGTGAAGAGCTAGAGAACGTTGAAAAGGTAGTTCTTGAGAGAGATAAATTTGAAATAGAACTAGTCAAAAGATGTTTTGAAAATAAAAGACCTCTACTTGGAATATGTAGAGGACTACAGGTTATGAATGTAGCTATGGGAGGAACCTTAATTCAGGATATAAAATCCGATATAACACATAGGCAACCACCCCCATATGATAAGCCTGTTCATTCGATAACTGTTTATAAAAATAGTCAACTATACCAAATATTAGGTATAGAAGAATTAACGGTTAATAGTTCTCACCATCAAGCAATAAAAAATTTGGGTAAGGAGTTGAAAGTTTCAGCTCAGGCTGATGATGGAGTAATAGAGGCAATTGAAAGTGAGAAACATCCATTTTTTATTGGGGTTCAATTTCACCCTGAACGTTTATTTAATAAAAACGAAGCATTTCTTAAACTTTTTAAAAGTTTTGTAAATTCCTGCAAGCGATCAATCTGA
- a CDS encoding NYN domain-containing protein produces the protein MNKKFGIYIDVQNLQATFEKYNQTVRYDKLLEFIKNRYGEPFKAVCFVPYNPEDQHRKRLIDALALMGYRVVTKSIKYLPDGSLKANMDLEMCLEIIKASKYLDTIILVTGDGDFVPLVEELNRAGRRVITIGPMKGATSLELIRVSDEYYNLNEIEDTVIPRTFSQDDSYESVKREEIY, from the coding sequence ATGAATAAAAAATTTGGTATATATATTGATGTCCAAAATTTACAAGCAACATTTGAAAAGTATAATCAAACTGTAAGATATGATAAATTACTTGAGTTTATAAAAAACAGGTACGGAGAGCCCTTTAAGGCTGTTTGCTTTGTCCCCTATAATCCAGAAGATCAACATAGAAAAAGACTTATAGATGCACTTGCACTTATGGGCTACAGAGTCGTCACAAAATCTATAAAGTATCTCCCAGATGGATCATTAAAGGCAAATATGGATCTTGAAATGTGTCTTGAAATTATCAAGGCATCAAAGTATTTAGACACAATTATACTTGTAACGGGCGACGGAGACTTTGTCCCACTTGTAGAAGAATTAAATAGAGCTGGTCGTAGAGTAATAACAATTGGACCTATGAAAGGAGCTACCTCCCTTGAATTAATAAGAGTTTCTGATGAATATTACAACCTAAACGAAATAGAAGATACAGTGATACCTAGAACCTTCTCTCAGGATGATTCTTATGAATCAGTAAAAAGAGAGGAAATTTATTGA
- the purH gene encoding bifunctional phosphoribosylaminoimidazolecarboxamide formyltransferase/IMP cyclohydrolase, whose amino-acid sequence MKKALISVYDKSKLEIISKFLIEKNFEIYATSGTKKYLEEKGLTVKGLDDLGIETEGLAQGRIKTLHPLILQKILDKEEEVFEVVIVNFYPFYEKLKEAKSEEEIFEFIDIGGVNLVRAACKNIQRVIPIVDPSDYEIFIEKYEKGITLNDRFIFASKAFEYITFYDVTISEFFRRKAGNIIPDYLTLAGKKVYELRYGENPQQFGVVFGREFIEPLQGKKLSYNNLLDVETAFLCVSEFEEPTCVIVKHASPCGVACGESPDEAFERAYLSDPESSFGGVLAFNTPVDKATCERILSGFFEIVVAPSFEEGVLDMFKGKKNLRVIDSSKLYVPDYEIKSVFSYILYQNRMKGTAPPSRWELKTKKKASSSELEDLFFALKVVKYAKSNAICIAKAKRTLGIGSGQPSRIRALEIAVSKAKSFGLSTVGAVLASDGFFPFRDSIDKAYEEGIVAVVSPCGSIRDEEVVRAAEENGIALYFIKERYFRH is encoded by the coding sequence ATGAAAAAAGCACTTATTTCTGTTTATGATAAGTCTAAATTAGAGATAATTTCTAAGTTTCTAATTGAAAAAAATTTTGAAATATATGCTACGTCTGGTACAAAAAAATATCTTGAAGAAAAGGGTTTAACTGTGAAAGGACTGGATGATCTTGGAATAGAAACTGAGGGTCTTGCTCAAGGAAGAATAAAAACACTTCACCCTTTAATTTTACAAAAAATACTTGATAAAGAAGAGGAAGTCTTTGAAGTAGTGATTGTTAATTTTTATCCTTTCTACGAAAAATTAAAAGAAGCAAAGTCAGAAGAAGAAATTTTTGAGTTTATTGATATTGGGGGAGTGAACTTAGTAAGGGCTGCTTGCAAAAATATACAAAGGGTAATTCCTATAGTTGATCCTTCTGATTATGAGATCTTTATTGAGAAATATGAAAAGGGGATCACGTTAAACGATAGATTTATCTTTGCTTCTAAGGCCTTTGAATATATAACTTTTTATGATGTCACAATTTCAGAGTTCTTTAGGAGGAAAGCAGGTAATATTATTCCTGATTATCTGACTTTAGCTGGAAAGAAAGTATATGAGTTACGCTATGGTGAAAATCCACAACAATTTGGTGTTGTTTTTGGCAGAGAGTTTATTGAACCACTTCAAGGGAAAAAGCTTTCCTATAACAATTTACTTGATGTGGAGACAGCTTTTTTATGTGTTTCGGAGTTTGAGGAGCCTACTTGTGTTATTGTAAAGCATGCATCACCTTGTGGAGTTGCCTGTGGTGAAAGTCCTGATGAAGCCTTTGAAAGGGCCTATCTTTCAGATCCAGAATCTTCCTTTGGTGGCGTTTTGGCATTTAATACTCCCGTTGATAAGGCAACTTGTGAAAGGATTTTATCTGGTTTTTTTGAGATAGTTGTCGCTCCCTCTTTCGAAGAGGGGGTCCTGGATATGTTTAAGGGAAAAAAGAATTTAAGAGTCATAGATTCAAGTAAACTTTACGTTCCTGATTATGAGATAAAAAGTGTTTTTTCCTATATTCTTTATCAAAATAGGATGAAGGGTACGGCTCCGCCTAGTAGGTGGGAGCTAAAAACAAAGAAGAAGGCTTCTAGTTCTGAGTTAGAGGACCTATTCTTCGCCTTAAAGGTTGTTAAGTACGCAAAGTCAAATGCCATATGTATTGCTAAGGCAAAAAGGACCTTAGGTATCGGTTCAGGGCAGCCGTCAAGGATAAGGGCACTAGAGATAGCGGTCTCAAAGGCAAAATCTTTTGGACTTTCTACAGTCGGTGCAGTTTTGGCATCTGATGGTTTTTTCCCCTTCAGAGACTCAATTGATAAGGCTTACGAAGAGGGTATTGTAGCAGTTGTTTCTCCATGTGGTTCTATAAGAGATGAAGAAGTAGTTAGAGCTGCTGAGGAAAATGGTATTGCCCTTTATTTTATTAAAGAGAGGTATTTTAGACATTAA
- the mazG gene encoding nucleoside triphosphate pyrophosphohydrolase has translation MEKNFKEIIQKEKNIYQKLSKLVEILRENCPWDKKQTLFSYRRELLEECYELISAINFKDKDKIKEEMGDLVLTIFMMLDALEKEKVEKKEKVIEHVIDKMIKKHPHVFGEEELTEEEFLKKWELEKKEKGLKVEDKVFPSLLLAEKLSKRAGRMGFDWENVEDVIEKLKEEIEEFKKAIKRNNKEEIEEELGDILFVITNIGRHLGISAEIALNKVNEKFIKRFNEMISISEKEGKEFHTLTLKEMDTLWEKAKNKIKKKGENHE, from the coding sequence ATGGAGAAAAATTTTAAAGAAATAATTCAAAAAGAAAAGAATATTTACCAGAAGCTATCTAAACTTGTAGAAATTTTGAGAGAAAACTGTCCCTGGGATAAAAAACAAACTCTGTTTAGCTATAGAAGAGAACTTTTAGAGGAGTGCTATGAACTTATAAGCGCAATAAATTTTAAGGATAAGGATAAAATAAAAGAAGAAATGGGTGATTTAGTCCTTACAATTTTTATGATGTTAGATGCTCTTGAAAAGGAAAAAGTTGAAAAAAAAGAAAAAGTTATAGAACACGTTATAGATAAAATGATAAAAAAACATCCTCATGTTTTTGGAGAAGAGGAACTAACCGAAGAGGAGTTTCTAAAGAAATGGGAACTTGAAAAAAAAGAAAAGGGACTAAAAGTTGAGGATAAAGTTTTTCCTTCACTACTTTTAGCCGAAAAATTGTCAAAGAGAGCAGGAAGAATGGGCTTTGACTGGGAGAATGTAGAGGATGTTATTGAAAAGTTAAAAGAAGAAATTGAAGAGTTTAAAAAAGCCATCAAAAGAAACAATAAGGAGGAAATTGAAGAAGAATTGGGGGATATACTTTTTGTTATAACAAACATCGGTAGACATCTTGGAATATCAGCTGAAATTGCTTTGAATAAAGTAAATGAAAAGTTTATTAAAAGATTTAACGAAATGATCTCTATATCCGAGAAGGAAGGAAAAGAGTTTCACACGTTAACTTTAAAAGAGATGGATACGTTATGGGAGAAAGCAAAAAATAAAATTAAAAAGAAAGGAGAAAATCATGAATAA
- a CDS encoding MBL fold metallo-hydrolase — protein MPFILLKRGILDIKIEKIVYPPLQVNTYIVFDKEGNSVIIDPGGDFKPIRKILEKNNIKIKAILITHSHFDHVLGVSYIENIVSIPLYVPLGDKSLYYSARDFTKNFLGFDPGEFKEPDFWLKGGENLNFGSLEVDVYSTPGHTPGHVIYVINRKIFTGDLIFSGSIGRTDFPESSFEDMKKSILYVINNFSDDFEVYPGHGPKTTIGIEKRQNYYIIQIQKQVSI, from the coding sequence TTGCCCTTTATTTTATTAAAGAGAGGTATTTTAGACATTAAAATAGAAAAGATCGTCTATCCTCCCCTTCAAGTTAATACTTATATTGTTTTTGATAAGGAGGGAAATTCAGTAATCATTGATCCCGGTGGGGATTTTAAGCCAATAAGAAAAATTTTAGAGAAAAATAATATAAAAATAAAAGCTATTTTAATAACGCATTCTCACTTTGATCATGTGCTTGGAGTTTCCTATATAGAAAATATAGTTTCGATTCCTCTTTATGTTCCCTTAGGTGATAAAAGTCTTTATTATTCTGCAAGGGATTTTACGAAAAACTTTTTAGGTTTTGATCCAGGTGAATTTAAAGAACCTGATTTTTGGTTAAAGGGAGGAGAAAATTTAAATTTTGGAAGTCTCGAAGTTGATGTTTATAGCACTCCTGGTCATACACCCGGACATGTAATTTATGTGATTAACAGAAAGATCTTTACTGGTGACCTTATATTTTCTGGAAGTATAGGGAGAACCGATTTTCCCGAAAGCAGTTTTGAAGATATGAAAAAATCAATCTTGTATGTTATTAATAATTTTTCAGACGATTTTGAAGTTTATCCTGGTCACGGTCCAAAAACAACTATTGGTATAGAAAAGAGACAAAATTACTATATAATTCAAATTCAAAAACAAGTCTCAATATAA